A genomic segment from Actinoplanes sichuanensis encodes:
- the secA gene encoding preprotein translocase subunit SecA, with amino-acid sequence MSILEKILRAGEGRMVRRLKAIADAVNSIEDDYVDLTDDELRDCTQQFKERYEEGESLDSLLPEAFAVAREGAKRVLGQRAYDVQLMGGAALHFGNIPEMKTGEGKTLTGVFPAYLNALSGKGVHIITVNDYLAQRDAEWVGRVHVFLGLTVGVILPNRPAAEHRAAYHCDITYGTNNEFGFDYLRDNMAWSRDERVQRGHNFAIVDEVDSILIDEARTPLIISGPAEHSQRWYGEFAQIVARLQAGKDGEGDYEVDIAKRTIAVTERGVAKVEDRIGIDNLYESVNTPLVGYLNNAIKAKELYKRDKDYIVSPEGEVLIVDEFTGRILHGRRYNEGMHQAIEAKEGVEVKQENQTLATVTLQNYFRLYEKLGGMTGTAQTEAGEFNSVYKVGVVTIPTHRPMVRIDHPDVIYKTEKAKFNAVIEDIAERHATGQPVLVGTVSVENSEILSTLLRRRGIPHSVLNAKFHAQEATIIAQAGRKGAVTVATNMAGRGTDILLGGNPDFTAAAELRQRGLDPVESPEEYAKALEDILPSVKQATEQEAAEVQAAGGLYVLGTERHDSRRIDNQLRGRSGRQGDPGESRFYLSLQDDLMKRFRAGAVEAVMERFNIPEDVPIESKMVSKQIRNAQTQIEAQNAEIRKNVLKYDEVMNKQRQVVYAERKRVLDGEDMHEQVTHMVDDVVADYVNAATADGFADDWDLDDLWTNLKRLYPITLTIEDIVEESGGERNTLDQDFLLEQLKQDAQAAYQAREDELGAEALRELERQVLLAVIDRKWREHLYEMDYLQEGISLRAYAQRDPVVEYQREGFDMFNQMMEGIKEEAVGLVFNLEVQVEEAPPPVTLDPSQAFELPKVGEVPDDEPERVEVHAKGLNTPSRPQNLQYTAPTIDGEAGPGRPPVQPEPPVSIGPGGSPVPAGPAHTAAGSATNRSSGQSESNGPSRNAPCYCGSGKKYKRCHGAPGAV; translated from the coding sequence GTGTCGATTTTGGAAAAGATTCTTCGCGCCGGCGAAGGCCGCATGGTGCGACGGCTCAAGGCGATCGCGGACGCGGTCAACTCGATCGAGGACGACTACGTCGATCTCACCGATGACGAGTTGCGTGACTGCACCCAGCAGTTCAAGGAGCGCTATGAGGAGGGCGAGAGTCTCGACTCGCTGCTCCCCGAGGCCTTCGCGGTGGCCCGGGAGGGCGCGAAGCGGGTCCTCGGCCAGCGGGCCTATGACGTCCAGCTGATGGGTGGCGCCGCCCTGCACTTCGGGAACATCCCGGAGATGAAGACCGGTGAGGGCAAGACCCTGACCGGTGTGTTCCCGGCCTACCTCAACGCGTTGAGCGGCAAGGGCGTGCACATCATCACGGTCAACGACTACCTCGCCCAGCGTGACGCCGAGTGGGTCGGTCGGGTGCACGTGTTCCTCGGCCTCACCGTCGGCGTCATCCTGCCGAACCGTCCGGCCGCCGAGCACCGGGCCGCGTACCACTGCGACATCACGTACGGGACGAACAACGAGTTCGGCTTCGACTACCTGCGCGACAACATGGCGTGGTCGAGGGACGAGCGGGTGCAGCGCGGGCACAACTTCGCGATCGTCGACGAGGTCGACTCGATCCTGATCGACGAAGCGCGTACGCCGCTGATCATCTCCGGTCCGGCCGAGCACTCCCAGCGGTGGTATGGCGAGTTCGCCCAGATCGTCGCCCGCCTGCAGGCCGGCAAGGACGGCGAGGGCGACTACGAGGTCGACATCGCCAAGCGGACCATCGCGGTCACCGAGCGCGGCGTCGCCAAGGTCGAGGACCGGATCGGCATCGACAACCTGTACGAGTCGGTGAACACGCCACTGGTCGGCTACCTGAACAACGCCATCAAGGCCAAGGAGCTCTACAAGCGCGACAAGGACTACATCGTCAGCCCGGAGGGCGAGGTCCTGATCGTCGACGAGTTCACCGGCCGCATCCTGCACGGCCGCCGCTACAACGAGGGCATGCACCAGGCCATCGAGGCGAAGGAGGGGGTGGAGGTCAAGCAGGAGAACCAGACCCTGGCGACCGTCACCCTGCAGAACTACTTCCGCCTCTACGAGAAGCTCGGCGGCATGACCGGTACGGCGCAGACCGAGGCCGGCGAGTTCAACAGCGTCTACAAGGTCGGCGTCGTGACCATCCCGACGCACCGCCCGATGGTCCGGATCGACCACCCGGACGTCATCTACAAGACCGAGAAGGCCAAGTTCAACGCGGTCATCGAGGACATCGCCGAGCGGCACGCGACCGGCCAGCCGGTCCTCGTCGGCACCGTCTCCGTGGAGAACTCGGAGATCCTCTCCACCCTGCTGCGTCGCCGCGGCATCCCGCACAGCGTGCTGAACGCGAAGTTCCACGCGCAGGAGGCCACGATCATCGCGCAGGCCGGCCGTAAGGGCGCGGTCACCGTGGCCACCAACATGGCCGGTCGTGGCACCGACATCCTGCTCGGCGGTAACCCGGACTTCACCGCCGCCGCCGAGCTGCGTCAGCGCGGTCTGGACCCGGTGGAGAGCCCGGAGGAGTACGCGAAGGCGCTGGAGGACATCCTCCCGAGCGTGAAGCAGGCCACCGAGCAGGAAGCCGCCGAGGTGCAGGCCGCCGGCGGTCTCTACGTGCTCGGCACCGAGCGCCACGACTCCCGCCGCATCGACAACCAGCTCCGCGGTCGGTCCGGCCGGCAGGGCGACCCGGGCGAGTCCCGGTTCTACCTGTCGCTGCAGGACGACCTGATGAAGCGGTTCCGGGCCGGCGCCGTCGAGGCGGTCATGGAGCGCTTCAACATCCCCGAGGACGTTCCCATCGAGTCGAAGATGGTGAGCAAGCAGATCCGCAACGCGCAGACCCAGATCGAGGCGCAGAACGCGGAGATCCGCAAGAACGTCCTCAAGTACGACGAGGTGATGAACAAGCAGCGGCAGGTCGTCTACGCCGAGCGCAAGCGCGTGCTCGACGGTGAGGACATGCACGAGCAGGTCACCCACATGGTCGACGACGTGGTCGCCGACTACGTGAACGCCGCGACCGCGGACGGCTTCGCCGACGACTGGGACCTGGACGACCTCTGGACCAACCTGAAGCGGCTCTACCCGATCACCCTCACCATCGAGGACATCGTCGAGGAGTCCGGCGGCGAGCGGAACACGCTCGACCAGGACTTCCTGCTGGAGCAGCTGAAGCAGGACGCGCAGGCGGCGTACCAGGCCCGCGAGGACGAGCTCGGCGCCGAGGCGCTGCGTGAGCTGGAGCGTCAGGTCCTGCTCGCGGTGATCGACCGCAAGTGGCGTGAGCACCTCTACGAGATGGACTACCTGCAGGAGGGCATCTCCCTGCGGGCCTACGCGCAGCGCGACCCGGTCGTGGAGTACCAGCGCGAGGGCTTCGACATGTTCAACCAGATGATGGAGGGCATCAAGGAGGAGGCCGTCGGTCTCGTCTTCAACCTGGAGGTCCAGGTCGAGGAGGCGCCGCCGCCGGTCACCCTGGACCCGAGCCAGGCCTTCGAGCTGCCCAAGGTCGGCGAGGTGCCGGACGACGAGCCCGAGCGGGTCGAGGTGCACGCCAAGGGCCTCAACACGCCGAGCCGCCCGCAGAACCTCCAGTACACGGCGCCGACCATCGATGGTGAAGCCGGTCCCGGTCGCCCGCCGGTCCAGCCGGAGCCGCCGGTCTCGATCGGCCCGGGCGGCTCGCCCGTCCCGGCCGGTCCGGCTCACACCGCGGCCGGCTCGGCGACCAACCGGTCGTCCGGTCAGTCGGAGTCGAACGGCCCGTCGCGGAACGCGCCCTGCTACTGCGGCTCGGGCAAGAAGTACAAGCGCTGCCACGGTGCGCCCGGGGCGGTCTGA
- a CDS encoding ComF family protein, whose amino-acid sequence MVFADLADLVLPAACAGCGAERVRLTYGTCVACVTALESLRPRSAVPSPPPAGFPDCVAVGPYSGPLRGALLAYKEKGRHRLARPLGTLLAGAVATFAPRDRPVTLVPVPSTAAARRERYGDHMARLAEHAARRLRAAGYRVNVVQPLRALPRPDSTSLEASERATVAVNSLRMMPRISNPLRDERSRGTLVVADDIVTTGATLAAVARRLEEADMQVTGAAVLAATELRKVRPGI is encoded by the coding sequence TTGGTCTTCGCGGATCTCGCGGATCTCGTGCTGCCCGCCGCCTGCGCGGGGTGCGGGGCGGAGCGGGTACGCCTCACCTACGGCACCTGTGTGGCCTGTGTGACGGCGCTGGAGTCGCTACGACCGCGGTCGGCGGTACCGAGTCCGCCACCGGCCGGTTTTCCGGACTGTGTGGCGGTCGGGCCGTATTCCGGGCCGTTGCGGGGCGCTCTGCTGGCGTACAAGGAGAAGGGCCGGCACCGGCTCGCCCGGCCACTCGGCACGCTTCTGGCCGGCGCGGTGGCGACTTTCGCGCCGCGGGACCGCCCGGTGACCCTGGTTCCGGTCCCGTCGACCGCGGCCGCCCGGCGCGAGCGGTACGGCGACCACATGGCCCGGCTCGCCGAGCACGCGGCCCGGCGGTTGCGGGCCGCGGGCTACCGGGTGAACGTCGTGCAGCCGCTTCGTGCACTGCCTCGTCCTGACTCAACGTCACTGGAAGCATCCGAACGGGCGACTGTAGCTGTCAATTCGCTGCGAATGATGCCCCGAATCAGCAATCCCCTACGCGATGAGAGATCGCGAGGCACGCTTGTGGTGGCGGATGACATCGTCACCACCGGCGCCACGTTGGCGGCGGTGGCACGCCGGCTAGAGGAGGCGGACATGCAGGTCACAGGTGCCGCGGTGCTCGCAGCGACGGAACTGCGCAAGGTTCGCCCCGGTATTTGA
- the hpf gene encoding ribosome hibernation-promoting factor, HPF/YfiA family, producing MDIVVKGRNVEVPDHYREHVADKLSKVERYDQKLMRADVELFHERNPRQSDTCQRVEITVMTKGPVVRAEAQAQDFYAALDCAINKLDARLRRSADRRRVHRGRHAPVSVAAATANLPTDLTHGRTATLTEPVLDTEPTEHDEDQPWRIVREKEHSAEPMTVDDALFQMELVGHDFYLFHDKDSGRPSVVYRRRGYDYGILSLGM from the coding sequence GTGGACATTGTCGTCAAGGGCCGCAACGTAGAGGTTCCCGACCACTATCGAGAGCATGTCGCCGACAAGCTGAGCAAGGTCGAACGTTACGACCAGAAGCTGATGAGGGCGGACGTGGAGCTCTTCCACGAACGCAATCCGCGACAGTCCGACACCTGCCAGCGGGTCGAGATCACCGTCATGACCAAGGGGCCGGTGGTACGCGCCGAGGCCCAGGCACAGGATTTCTACGCAGCCCTGGACTGCGCCATCAACAAACTCGATGCCCGGCTGCGCCGCTCCGCCGACCGGCGCCGGGTGCATCGCGGACGGCACGCGCCGGTCTCCGTCGCCGCGGCCACCGCAAATCTCCCCACCGACCTGACGCACGGTCGGACCGCGACGCTGACCGAGCCGGTCCTCGACACCGAGCCGACCGAGCACGACGAGGACCAGCCGTGGCGCATCGTGCGGGAGAAGGAGCACTCGGCCGAGCCGATGACCGTCGACGACGCTCTCTTTCAGATGGAGCTCGTCGGCCACGACTTCTATCTGTTCCATGACAAGGACAGCGGGCGGCCCAGTGTGGTCTATCGCCGCCGCGGCTACGACTACGGCATCCTCAGCCTAGGCATGTGA
- a CDS encoding GNAT family N-acetyltransferase, giving the protein MDQNTEVRPEDAGAGSGVRFRGEAIVDEQTGEVLGRIALDHGILTFEVVPEARRRGVATTAVREFSRALLTRRDRLEMRIGWDNPVAQRVALAAGYTRESVRRGDPELIVFSRLAGDPEGPTPRLLPDLPGGELSDGVITLRPLGERDADFYTELHNLPDVIATSVPPEPRPAEEVRRRCVRAEAHWLAGTRADLVILDSATGERAGEIGLYYQEPPTGQAMIGYSTLPAYRGRGFASRAAQLIALWAFAETGIARLIAGTLPTNTGSQRVLEKAGFTREAYLRSRLPGPDGTRTDDVQYVLLAGDLLAQASGGGTSHA; this is encoded by the coding sequence GTGGATCAGAACACCGAAGTACGGCCCGAGGACGCGGGCGCCGGCAGCGGAGTCCGCTTCCGGGGTGAGGCCATCGTCGACGAGCAGACCGGCGAGGTCCTCGGCCGCATCGCACTCGATCACGGGATCCTGACCTTCGAGGTGGTGCCGGAGGCCCGGCGACGTGGTGTGGCGACGACGGCGGTCCGCGAGTTCAGCCGGGCGCTGCTGACCCGCCGCGATCGGCTGGAGATGCGGATCGGCTGGGACAATCCGGTGGCCCAGCGGGTCGCCCTGGCGGCCGGTTACACCCGCGAGTCGGTCCGCCGCGGCGATCCCGAGCTGATCGTCTTCTCCCGTCTGGCGGGCGACCCGGAGGGACCCACGCCGCGCCTGCTGCCCGACCTGCCCGGCGGTGAGCTGTCCGACGGAGTGATCACCCTGCGGCCGCTCGGCGAGCGGGACGCCGATTTCTACACCGAGCTGCACAACCTGCCGGACGTGATCGCGACCAGTGTGCCGCCCGAGCCGCGACCGGCCGAGGAGGTCCGGCGTCGGTGCGTCCGCGCGGAGGCGCACTGGCTGGCCGGTACCCGGGCCGACCTGGTCATCCTGGACAGCGCGACGGGTGAGCGGGCCGGCGAGATCGGTCTGTACTACCAGGAGCCGCCCACCGGTCAGGCCATGATCGGCTACAGCACGCTCCCGGCGTACCGCGGCAGGGGTTTCGCCTCGCGCGCAGCGCAACTGATCGCCCTCTGGGCCTTCGCCGAGACGGGCATCGCCCGTCTGATCGCCGGGACGCTACCGACGAACACCGGCTCCCAACGGGTGCTGGAGAAAGCCGGCTTCACGCGGGAGGCATACCTGCGCTCGCGCCTGCCCGGTCCGGACGGCACGCGCACCGACGACGTCCAGTACGTGCTTCTCGCCGGAGACCTGCTCGCACAGGCCTCCGGCGGTGGCACCTCACATGCCTAG